From a single candidate division KSB1 bacterium genomic region:
- a CDS encoding TonB-dependent receptor has protein sequence MRRVYVALLAVMVAVALSPPLGAQTTGKIVGKVVDATTGVPLPGVNVVVEGTARGAATDENGQFFILNMPPGTYTLRAMMIGYEAVRLQNVHVSVNRTEEVAIRLSPTVLEGKEVVVQAERVVIKKDQTSSIRNVSSELMDILPVENVGAVIGLQAGVVEGHFRGGRLTEVAYLVDGMKVTESFGGSGRHVDLEPTAIADLEVITGTFNAEYGRAMSGVVNAVTKDGGSELHGALSADLANYLTSHKDIFIGLRDEELTRNQDYKAQLSGPVFSDRLTFLADFRYQDNKNHLNGVRRFRPSDYSNFESDNPALWYSEHTGDSAYVPMNRSKNLSLMGKLSWRPSANLKVGLLYTLNRDEWHDYNHAFKYNPDGMAATHRDAHMGALQLNHMLSPRLFYELKLSGVYHDHGWYVFKNPLDKRYVHDKFL, from the coding sequence ATGCGCCGTGTATATGTTGCGTTGCTTGCCGTCATGGTGGCAGTGGCCCTTTCACCGCCATTAGGGGCTCAGACTACCGGCAAAATTGTCGGCAAGGTCGTCGATGCCACCACCGGCGTCCCGCTACCAGGGGTCAACGTAGTGGTGGAAGGCACCGCCCGAGGGGCGGCGACCGATGAAAACGGGCAGTTCTTTATCCTCAACATGCCGCCCGGCACCTACACCCTGCGGGCCATGATGATTGGCTACGAAGCCGTCCGCCTGCAGAATGTCCACGTCTCGGTCAATCGCACGGAAGAGGTGGCGATAAGGCTCAGTCCCACCGTGCTTGAGGGAAAAGAGGTCGTGGTGCAGGCGGAGCGGGTGGTCATCAAGAAGGACCAGACCAGCTCCATTCGCAATGTGTCTTCCGAGCTCATGGACATCCTGCCGGTGGAAAACGTGGGCGCGGTCATTGGATTGCAAGCGGGGGTAGTGGAGGGCCATTTTCGCGGCGGGCGCCTCACCGAGGTGGCCTACCTTGTGGACGGGATGAAAGTCACCGAGTCATTCGGTGGTTCAGGCCGCCACGTGGACCTGGAGCCCACGGCTATTGCCGACCTTGAGGTCATCACCGGCACCTTCAACGCCGAGTACGGCAGGGCAATGAGTGGCGTGGTCAATGCCGTGACCAAGGACGGTGGGAGCGAGTTGCATGGCGCCCTCTCGGCGGATTTGGCCAACTACCTCACCTCGCACAAAGATATCTTCATCGGCCTTCGTGATGAGGAGCTGACGCGCAACCAGGACTACAAGGCGCAACTGAGCGGTCCCGTGTTCAGCGACCGCTTGACCTTCCTTGCTGACTTTCGTTACCAAGACAACAAGAATCACCTCAATGGCGTCCGCCGCTTCCGTCCATCCGACTACAGTAATTTTGAGTCGGACAACCCGGCCCTGTGGTACTCTGAGCATACCGGCGACAGCGCGTATGTACCCATGAATCGGAGCAAGAACCTCTCCCTTATGGGCAAGCTGTCCTGGCGCCCATCGGCGAACCTGAAAGTGGGTCTGCTCTACACCCTCAATCGTGACGAGTGGCACGACTACAACCATGCCTTCAAGTACAACCCGGACGGCATGGCGGCCACCCACCGCGACGCGCACATGGGGGCCCTCCAGCTGAACCACATGCTCTCGCCGCGTCTCTTCTACGAACTCAAGTTGTCCGGTGTCTACCATGACCATGGCTGGTATGTATTCAAGAACCCTCTGGACAAGCGCTACGTACACGACAAGTTTCT
- a CDS encoding T9SS type A sorting domain-containing protein: MKTVVLVAAFLVAPVLLVAQEYTINNFDAAPADTNYWAYFPNHGGQHYQTSEHADSAKCWLKVSYVPNPVQEGAGAMRLEYSVHDIESWGGYVKLEHWNPDSNALYDWSAYDSVMFWYYNEVPQSLPGRVHLRFNLHDVSDSPNGVKTYNVMESEYYYSFHYVLDNAPGWHRIAMPLLDGRFDPNLDEWGGGAFNRTGWAGIQGNDILDLDKIKGFSFEFSISGSGAGDVCTGTVVLDHLALFSPTRVEIIFFNGRDVPSNVTLWGGWSGTGSAEVTDVEASTPGTRSILWRTPTADWAIGDGMGLFLSSPKNLQASWRTDSLQFKIKANAGLGQLEVVLFDPDEDGWGVEPDIEYNAIYLLEEAAVGYDGTWKQVKIALKDFNRFAGGWNPSINQWQGGEMDCTKVAGLKINIKQASGLGKEVYLDDIWTGHPAIDITAPAAPTNVRGVAGTYYNLVVWQDVPGEKDETYTVYASLQPIVPGNLTGVDVVATKVPENTQAVTHWLYHPLVDKELTYYYAVECKDAAGNVSALGLSGPATNTAQGIATISLQPPANFAADGDLGEWDASGIMPFVITPETHHVPVGDVKNAADLTGTVYIAVDDSFLYVAADVVDDSYFYGPGNWWDQDAFQLFIGLYDQRGLAHSAIKRGAEPDYIIYFVQDRLHLDYSGGGTLYTPEHENYYFSDLGGRDYVIEAKIPLDALPVQNDVRFHPVRGMRIPIDLYFHDNDGGTWQGNLGLSPVSTDHQWQNPQEWTYTWIGDTMFVRTEVAPEPKAPTVVAYELHQNYPNPFNPSTAITFTLQKPGLVKLELYNPLGQKVRTVVEEQMAEGTHTVRVNAEGLASGVYIYRLQAGDFVQAKKMVLMR; encoded by the coding sequence ATGAAGACAGTCGTGCTCGTGGCGGCATTTCTGGTGGCGCCCGTCCTTCTGGTTGCACAGGAGTACACGATTAACAACTTTGACGCCGCGCCTGCCGACACTAACTATTGGGCCTACTTCCCCAACCACGGAGGGCAGCACTACCAGACAAGCGAACACGCCGACTCAGCCAAGTGCTGGCTGAAGGTCAGTTACGTCCCCAATCCCGTGCAAGAGGGCGCGGGGGCCATGCGCCTGGAGTACAGCGTGCACGACATCGAGAGTTGGGGCGGCTACGTGAAGCTGGAACACTGGAATCCCGACTCCAATGCCCTGTACGATTGGTCGGCGTACGACTCGGTGATGTTCTGGTACTACAATGAGGTGCCCCAGTCCCTGCCAGGACGGGTTCACCTCCGTTTCAACCTCCACGACGTGAGCGATTCCCCCAATGGGGTCAAGACGTACAACGTGATGGAGTCGGAGTACTACTACTCCTTCCACTACGTCCTGGACAACGCCCCGGGTTGGCACCGCATCGCCATGCCCCTGCTGGATGGGAGGTTCGACCCCAACCTGGATGAGTGGGGTGGAGGCGCCTTCAACCGCACCGGGTGGGCTGGCATCCAGGGCAATGACATCTTGGACTTGGATAAGATCAAGGGCTTTTCCTTCGAGTTTTCCATCAGCGGCAGCGGCGCAGGGGACGTGTGCACGGGAACGGTGGTGCTGGACCATCTGGCCCTCTTTTCGCCCACACGCGTGGAGATCATCTTCTTCAATGGACGCGATGTGCCCAGCAATGTGACGCTCTGGGGTGGCTGGAGCGGTACTGGTTCCGCAGAGGTCACCGATGTGGAAGCCTCCACCCCAGGCACGCGCTCCATCCTATGGCGTACCCCAACTGCCGACTGGGCCATCGGCGACGGCATGGGCCTGTTCCTGAGCTCCCCGAAGAACCTCCAGGCTTCGTGGAGGACTGACTCCCTGCAGTTCAAGATCAAGGCCAACGCCGGTCTCGGGCAGCTGGAGGTGGTGTTGTTCGATCCGGATGAAGACGGTTGGGGCGTGGAGCCCGACATCGAGTACAACGCCATCTATCTGCTGGAAGAAGCGGCGGTGGGCTACGACGGCACCTGGAAGCAGGTCAAGATTGCGCTCAAGGACTTTAACCGGTTCGCCGGTGGCTGGAATCCCTCCATCAACCAGTGGCAGGGGGGCGAGATGGATTGCACCAAGGTGGCCGGACTCAAGATCAACATTAAGCAGGCTAGCGGCCTGGGCAAGGAGGTCTACCTGGACGACATCTGGACCGGTCACCCCGCCATTGACATCACCGCTCCTGCGGCGCCGACCAACGTGCGCGGTGTGGCCGGTACCTACTACAACCTGGTGGTGTGGCAGGATGTCCCAGGCGAAAAGGACGAGACCTACACCGTCTACGCCAGCCTGCAGCCGATAGTCCCAGGCAACCTCACAGGCGTGGACGTGGTGGCAACGAAAGTGCCGGAGAACACGCAGGCGGTGACGCATTGGCTCTACCACCCGCTGGTGGACAAGGAGCTCACTTACTATTACGCTGTGGAGTGCAAGGACGCGGCGGGCAACGTGAGCGCCTTAGGGCTATCTGGTCCGGCGACCAACACCGCCCAGGGCATTGCTACCATTTCGCTGCAGCCGCCGGCCAATTTTGCGGCAGACGGCGATCTGGGCGAGTGGGATGCCAGCGGCATCATGCCGTTTGTCATCACGCCGGAGACGCACCACGTGCCTGTGGGTGACGTGAAGAACGCCGCCGACCTGACTGGTACCGTGTACATCGCCGTCGACGACAGTTTTCTGTACGTGGCTGCCGACGTAGTGGACGATTCCTACTTCTATGGCCCGGGGAACTGGTGGGATCAGGATGCCTTCCAGCTCTTCATCGGCCTCTACGACCAGCGCGGGCTCGCGCATAGCGCCATCAAGCGCGGCGCCGAGCCGGACTACATCATCTACTTTGTCCAGGATCGGCTCCACTTGGACTACTCGGGCGGCGGCACCCTTTACACCCCGGAGCACGAGAACTACTACTTCTCGGACCTGGGCGGCAGGGACTATGTCATTGAGGCCAAGATCCCGCTGGACGCGCTGCCAGTGCAAAACGATGTGCGCTTCCACCCGGTGCGTGGCATGCGCATACCCATTGACCTGTACTTCCACGACAACGATGGCGGCACCTGGCAGGGCAACCTTGGCCTGTCGCCAGTGAGCACCGATCACCAGTGGCAGAACCCCCAGGAGTGGACCTACACCTGGATAGGCGACACGATGTTCGTCCGCACCGAGGTTGCCCCGGAGCCAAAAGCGCCAACGGTAGTGGCCTATGAACTGCACCAGAACTACCCGAACCCGTTCAACCCCTCGACGGCCATCACCTTCACGCTCCAGAAGCCTGGCCTGGTGAAGCTCGAGCTCTACAACCCGCTCGGGCAGAAAGTGAGGACTGTTGTGGAGGAGCAAATGGCGGAAGGGACCCACACGGTCCGGGTGAACGCCGAAGGATTGGCCTCCGGTGTGTACATCTACCGCTTGCAGGCTGGTGACTTTGTGCAGGCAAAGAAGATGGTGCTGATGCGTTGA